Below is a window of Stappia sp. DNA.
TGGTCTTCGACGGCGTCGAGATGACCGGCGCGCCCTCCTATCGCATCGCGCAGGCCGGCATCGGTCTGGTTCCGGAGGGACGGCAGGTGTTCCCCACCCTGAGTGTCGAGGAGAACCTGATCGCCACCAGCGCCAACCGCTTCGCCGCCGATCCGGGCTGGTCGCTGGCGCGCGTCTACGACTTCTTTCCGCGCCTGCGCGAACGGCGCACCAACATGGGCAACGAGCTGTCCGGCGGCGAGCAGCAGATGCTGGCCATCGGCCGGGCGCTGATGACCAACCCGAAGCTCCTGATCCTCGACGAAGCGACCGAGGGGCTCGCCCCTCTGGTGCGCGCGGAAATCTGGGCCTGTCTGGAGCGCCTGAAGGGAGAGGGGCAGTCGATCCTCGTCGTCGACAAGAACGTCGACGCGCTGGAAAAACTCGCCGATGCCCATGTCATCGTGGAGAAAGGGCAGGTGGCCTGGACCGGCTCATCGGCGGAGCTTGCCGGCGACCCGACGATCCGCGATCGCTACCTGAGCGTTTGATCTCAGGCGATGCCAGTTGAAATGGTGGAGCGCCTCCGCCATTCTCCCCTGCGTGCGTGTGTAACGCGGGGGGACCGCGATGGATCTGACGACGGACTTCGAACGTCTCATCGACGAGATCGACGCCGCGAAACTGGCAGGCGCAAGGCGCAGCCGGAACGGCGGAGATCCCTCCGGCGACACGTTCGACTTCAAGGGATTGCGCTTCGCCCGCGACGGCCGCGGCGGCTTCGTGATCGAGCCGACGGCCTTCACCGGGCGCCGGGCGGACGATGCGGACATTCTCCGCCTGTTTTCCCTCCTCGATTTCTATCGCCGGCGAAAGCGCGACAGGTACCGGCGGCACCTTGCGCAGGGCTATTCCGGCCTGAAATGCGTCGCGGAAGGGGATTCCTGGTTCGAACTGCCGCCCATCGGCTACGCAACCGATATCCTGCGGGAACTGTGGGACGACTATGCGATCCTGTCATTGGCCAAGGCCGGCGATGCCTGGGAGAGCGTGCTGCGACAGGACGAGTTGTTCACCACGGTCGCGGAGGAAAACCCGGACGTCGTTCTTCTGAGCGTCGGCGGCAACAACGTTCTCGGCCAGATCGAAACCTTCGTTCATCCCTGGTCCCCGGACCGGCCGACCGACGCCTATGTGAACGAAGAATTTCAGTACGAACTCAACAAGATCGTCTATTACACGGAGCGCTGGGCAACCCGCCTCGTCGATCTGGGCTGCGACGTGATCACCCACGGCTATGGCTATGCGGAAGGGCGCCCGGCCGACGAGGGCGGCTTCCTGATCGGCGGTCCGTTGAGTCGCGAACGCAACATTCATGATCGGACGATCTGGAAAAGCGTGGTCCGTCAGATGCTCGACCGCTTCAATGAGCGGATCGCGGCGCTCGCGGCCCAGCCGAAATTCGGTGGCAGGTTTCATTTTCTTGATCTCAGACGGGACATCGGCACCGGCCCGGACTGGTGGCAGGACGAGGTTCACCTGACCAGAAAGGGATATGAGGTCGTGGCCGCGAAATTCCGGACCAGGCTGGAGGCGATTGCCGCGGCGCGCGCCGGCGCCTGATCGGCATCTGACCGGCACCTGAGGGGCCTCCCACGTCGCATCGACCGCGCCCTGCGATCCGGCTTTGCAGCCTGCGCGTGTGACGGACGGGCATGGTATTGAAAACCCGAGGCATCCTTTCCTTCCCGCGACGGAAAAAGTCACGGAATGGTCACATCCTCTCGTTTCGATTGGGGCGGAAACGGGGGCGTCACCACTTATCGATCATCGCAAGCGAACACGGCACGGGCGTCATCCCCTCGGGGCGCCCGACGATGATCCGCATTCAGCCGCAAAGGGCGACATGCCATGACTTCTCGGCCAAATCACACGCTCGTGCGTCGCGCACGGCGCCAGATGGAGGACGGTCGGCTCGACCGCCGCCAGTTCCTGCGGCTGGCCACGCTGTTCGGCCTCGGTGCCACGAGCGCCTATGCGCTGGCCGGATTGCCGGCGCCGGCGCGCGCGAGCGACCTTACCGATTCGCCCTTTCCCCCGCTGGACGCCGACGCGACGCGCGGCGGCACCCTGCGCATCGGCATGGGCGTCCAGAAGATGGACGACCCGGCGCTGTTTTCCTGGGGAGAGATGGCCAATCAGGCCCGCCACATCCTCGACTATGTCGCGCTGACGGGCGCGGACAATATCACCCGGCCGATGCTCGCCTCCGGGTGGACGCCGTCGGACGATCTCAAGACGTGGGTCATTACCTTCCGCGAGGGGATCACCTGGCACAATGGCGACGCCTTCACCGCCGAGCATGTCGCCTGGAACGTGCGGCGCTGGCTCGACGGCACGCTCGGCTCCGCCAACATCGGCCTGTCGACCTTCAGCGCGCTGGTGGAGGAAAGCGGCGAGACGGAAGCCGACGGCACGCCGGTGCGCCGGCCGATCGAGGGCGCCATCGAGGTGGTCGATCCGCTGACCCTGCGCCTGAAGCTTGCCAAGCCCGTGCTGTCGGTGCCGGAGGATTTCAGCAATTTCTCCTGCCCCATCGTGCATCCGTCGTTCACTGCGCCGTGGTCGGACAACCCCATCGGCACCGGCGCCTACCGGCTCAAGGAGCTGGTGGTCGGTGAGCGCTGCATCCTGGAGCGGATGACGACCCGCACCGACGGCGAGTCCTTCGTCTACTGGGGCGGCGAGGTGATGCTCGACGAGATCCACTATTACGACTTCAGCGTCGACAACCAGCTGCTGGCGCTGGCCGGCGGCGACGTGGATGCCATCTTCGAGTTCGGCCCGGAGCAGAAGCCGCTGGCGGAGAGCATTTCGGGCAAGATCCTGCCCGTGGAGACCGCCTATTGCCTCGTCTGCCGGATGCGGATGGACACCGCGCCCTTCGACGATGTCCGGGTGCGCAAGGCGGTGCAATTGTCGGTGGACAATGCGGCGGTCGCGGCTTTCGCCTTCGCGGGAGACGCGCAAGCCGGCGAGAACCACCACGTTTCGCCGGTGCATCCGGAGTATTTCGAGCTGCCGCCCATCGCGCGCGACGTGGAGCAGGCAAAGGCGCTGCTCGCGCAAGCCGGCTATCCCGACGGCATCGAGCTGACCATCGACGTCGGCAACACCGACGGGGTTTGGCAGCAGACGGTCTGCGAGGCGATGCGCGACCAGATGGCGGATGCCGGCATCCGGCTGACGGTGAACCTCATGCCGGCGACCAAATACTGGGAGATCTGGACCGAAACGCCCTTCGGCGCGACCTCCTGGGCGCATCGCCCGCTCGGCACCATGGTGCTGTCGCAGGCCTATCGCGCGGGCGTGCCGTGGAACGAAAGCCGGTTTTCCAATCCGGAGTTCGACGCCGCGCTCGACGCGGCAGAGGCGGTCTTCGACCCCGATGAACGGCGGGAGAAGATGGAGACGGTCGAGCGGTTGCTGCAGGACAGCGGCGTCATCGTGCAGCCGCTGTGGCGGCCGATCTACACGATGACCTCGGACAAGGTGCACGGCTTCCCGGCGCATCCCTCCAAGTTCCACGTGCTCAATGCGACCTGGGTCGAAAGCTGACACGGGCGCGCTTCCAACGCGCCGGACCGGGGTCGCCGATCCCGGTCCGGAGCCGCCAGGCCGCCTTCCGGGCGGCGCGGCTCACAGAAGGTCGCAGCGGCTGATTTTCCAGTCGTTCTCAAGTTCCTCAAGATGCTCGTTGGCGCGACGGATGCGCGCCTTGAGTTGATCAACAAGCCCTTTCAGGCGAAATTGCTCCGACTTGAGGAAGTCGATCCGGTCATCATTCTTGCCATCATGGCGCTGCCTCGTGACCTCGTGCCACTCTTGGTCGGTCCGCTCGCGTTCGGCGTCAAGCTGCGCGATCTCGGTTCGCAGCCGTCCCATTTGGCTCTCGAGCGTGCGGCACTTCTCGCGCAAAACGACGTCATACGGCGTGAGCGACATGCATTGCTCCGGCGCGGCGACATGCGCCTTCGTCGCGTGATTGACTGTCGACGCCCTTTTGCAATCAGTCATTGAGTTGCCCCTGATTTCGTCGCTAACATGTATGTGCCGATCAAGAATACGCTCGGCCTTCACGGTCGCGGGTAACTCTCTTGCCGATGCGGAAGAACATTTGATCATGAAGGGGTTCCGGGTGCCGCAACGGGGGTGGGTGCAGATTGTCGTGCTGGTCGCCTGCATTGTGTCCCTGTCTCCATCCATCAGGGCCCAGCCGTTCGATGGCGATGGATTCTTGCGCGATGTGCGCGAGTACCGTCTTCTGATGACAAGCGCGGGTGTGATCGCCGACGAAGCCGGGATCGACTGGCTCATGCCAGGAAGTCCCTGGCGTCCGTTTCTGAGCGAACAGATGACCGAAACCCTGAGCCTGGATGCGCGTCGGCGCCTGATGCGCGATGCGGCGAAGGGGGCCTGCGACGCGGTCGCCGCCACGGAACTGGCGGCCTTCGTGCGGCGGTACCCGGAGTTGGAACCGGCCCTAGCAGAGCCGGATATTGGCCCCTTGTTTCGAAAGACGATCTATCCGTCGTTTTCCCATGCCTATGCCCGCTGTCGGGCGCTCGCGATTATCGAACCGCTTGTTGCCGAGGCGCGCCGGTTCAGTGAGGAAAAGGGCGACATATACGACGCCCATTCGGTGCAATACTTCATCAGGAGCGGCCGCCACGACGCGACCGGGCCCGTTGAACTGGACAATCAGGTGTTGTCTTCAGCCGTGTCGACGCTGGAAATGCTGGCCACCTGCCATCACGACCCGGGCGCTCTGGCCGACCTGCTGCGTCTCGAGCCGCATCTCGGCGATCTGAAGGCCGCCGGCGACCGGGGGATCTATCTCGTCCGGCTGGCCGAAGCCCTGGGCGTGGGCGACCCGGCCGCCTTCGAGCCGCTGCCAGAGGTGTGGGACGCGCAGGACCGCGCGCGGATCGCGCGCATCGACCGGACGTTTGCCGACATGCCCGTCGCCGAGGCGGTCCGGGTGTTACCCTATCAAGCCGAGGCCTGCCGGCTGCTGCCGGTCGTGCTGGAGGAGCTCTACCGGCCGGAACGCACGCGCCTCGTGCCGCCGGCCGGCAAGGCGGCACGGTGATCCGGGGCGGAGACGAGATGCAGCGATCTTTGGTGGTCGCGCCGTCGATCCAGCAGGCCTTGCCGATGTCGCCCGGTTCCAGTCTGCGTCGCCATGGGTCATCGGAAACCGGATCTTGAGGCGCGACGGGGGCGCTTCGGTTTCGCGCTTCGGGTGAAAAGACAATGGGGTGTCGAACCGATGCGGATGGAGATCCCGTCGAATGGCTAGTTCCTGCAGATTTCTCGCCGTATTGGGTCTTTGTCTTATGCTCGGTCATGCGGCGAAGGCGGACCCATTTCAGTCCGGGGATTTCCTTCAGGCCGTTCGAACATATGCGGTTCATCTTCGCATCTACTACGCGCCGGCGAGCAGTCGCGCCCGAATGTGGATGTCGCCGGCCAGCCCCTGGTCCCCGTATCTGGACCGCCCGCTCTCGGCCTTGATGCGCGACGGGCAGGCGCGCGCAGTGGAAGAGGCAATCCGCCAGGGGCGCTGCGACGAGGTCCGCGCCATGGAAACGGCCGCCGTCGCGCGCGCCCATGCGGACCTGCGCGTCGCCTTCGCGGAAGCGGACGTGGCCGAGCTCTTCCAAGGTGAGATCTACCCGTTCCTCTCGCAGGCTTACCCGCGCTGCCGGGCGCTCGCGCTGATCGGGCCGCTGGTCGGCGAGGCGCGCCGCATGAGCGACGATGTGGGATTTGCGGTCACCGCCCGTGAGGTTCAGTTCTTCATCGAGACCGGCCGCCACGACGCGATCCGACCCGTGGAACTGGACACTCGGGTTCTGTCTTCAGCCGTGTCGACGCTGGAAGTACTGGCCACCTGCCATCACGACCCGGGCGCGCTGGCCGATCTGCTGCGTCTCGAGCCGCATCTCGGCGATCTGAAGGCCGCCGGCGACCGGGGGATCTATCTCGTCCGGCTGGCCGAAGCCCTGGGCGTGGGCGACCCGGCGGGGTTCGAGCCGCTGCCGGAGGTGCGGGACGCGCGGGACCGTGCGCGGATCGCACGCATCGACCGGACGTTCGCCGACATGCCCGTCGCCGAGGCGGTCCGGGTGTTGCCCTATCGGTCCGACGCCTGCCGGCTCTTGCCGGTCGTGCTGGAAGAGCTTTACCGTCCGGTGCGAGCGCGTCTCGTGCCGCCGTCCGATCGCCTGCCGGGGAGCGATGAGATCGACGGCCGGTGAGGCGGACGCTGTTCCTGCGCAGGTGAAGGGGGCGGGTACCGTGCGGCCGCGCCGGGTGGGCACGCCGCGCGGCCTTGCCTTTCGATGGTCGACGATTTAGTCACCGTCTGACACCGACTTTCACCAAACCGTCGAGGCGCTCATGCCGGCTTATCGCTCCAGAACCACCACTCACGGCCGCAACATGGCCGGCGCGCGCGGCCTGTGGCGGGCCACCGGCATGACCGATTCCGACTTCGGCAAGCCGATCATCGCGGTGGTCAATTCCTTCACCCAGTTCGTGCCGGGGCATGTGCACCTGAAGGACCTGGGCCAGCTTGTCGCCCGCGAGATCGAGGCGGCCGGCGGCGTCGCCAAGGAATTCAACACCATCGCGGTGGACGACGGCATCGCCATGGGCCACGACGGCATGCTCTATTCGCTGCCCTCGCGCGAGATCATCGCCGACAGCGTGGAGTACATGGTCAACGCCCATTGCGCGGACGCCATGGTCTGCATCTCCAATTGCGACAAGATCACGCCGGGCATGCTGATGGCGGCCATGCGGCTGAACATCCCGGCCGTCTTCGTCTCCGGCGGACCGATGGAGGCGGGCAAGGTGAAGCTCGCCGACGGCACCGAGCGCGCGCTCGATCTGGTGGATGCCATGGTCGCGGCCGCCGACGACCGCATGTCCGACGAGGACGTCACCGCCATCGAGCGCTCCGCCTGTCCGACCTGCGGGTCCTGCTCGGGCATGTTCACGGCCAACTCCATGAACTGCCTGACCGAGGCGCTCGGCCTGTCGCTGCCCGGCAACGGCTCGACGCTGGCGACCCATGCCGACCGCCGCCGCCTCTTCGTCGAGGCCGGGCACCTGATCGTCGACATCACCCGCCGCCACTATGAGCAGGACGACATGTCCGTGCTGCCGCGCGAGATCGCCAGCCGTCAGGCGTTCCACAACGCCATGGCGCTCGACATCGCCATGGGCGGGTCGACCAACACGGTGCTGCATCTGCTCGCCGCCGCGCGCGAAGGCGGCATCGACTTCGACATGTCCGACATCGACAAGCTGTCGCGCAAGGTGCCGGTCCTGTGCAAGGTCGCGCCCTCCGTGCCGGATGTGCACATGGAGGACGTTCACCGCGCCGGGGGCATCATGGGCATTCTCGGCGAGCTCGACCGCGCCGGGCTGATCGACACCTCGCTGCCGATGGTGCATGCGCCCTCCGTCGCCCATGCGCTCGAGCGCTGGGACATCAAGCGCACCGACAGCCAGACGGCGCGCGACTTCTTCCGCGCAGGCCCCGCCGGCGTGCCCTCGCAGACCGCGTTTTCGCAGGATTGCCGCTACGACAGCGTCGATGACGACCGCGAGGCCGGTGTCATCCGTGCCCGCGAGCATGCCTTCTCGCAGGATGGCGGGCTCGCCGTGCTCTACGGCAACATCGCCGAGGACGGCTGCATCGTGAAGACGGCGGGCGTCGACGAGTCCATTCTGAAGTTCACCGGCCGCGTGCGCATCTTCGAGAGCCAGGACAGCGCCGTGAGCGCGATCCTGACCAACAAGATCGTCGCCGGCGACGTGGTGCTGATCCGCTACGAGGGCCCGCGCGGCGGCCCCGGCATGCAGGAAATGCTCTATCCCACCAGCTACCTGAAGTCGAAGGGGCTCGGCGCGGCCTGTGCGCTGGTCACCGACGGGCGGTTTTCCGGCGGCACCTCGGGCCTGTCCATCGGCCATGTCTCGCCGGAAGCGGCGGAAGGCGGCGCCATCGGCCTCGCGCAGGAAGGCGACCGGCTGGAGATCGACATTCCCGCCCGCACCATCCATCTCGCGATTTCCGACGAGGAGATGACGCGCCGCCGGGCGGAGATGGAGGCGAAGGGCGCGGATGCCTGGAAGCCCGCGGAAACGCGCAAGCGCAAGGTGACCGCCGCGCTCAAGGCCTATGCGATGCTCACGACCTCCGCCGCGGAAGGCGCGGTGCGCAAGGTCGATTGAGACCGGGCAGGCGGTTCGATCCAGAGACGAGACGGCTGGCGGGTTCGGTGAGCCCGCCTTTTTCCGTCCTGCTCGTCGGCAGCGGGCATGCGGGCTCCGATGCCGGGACCGCCCTCTAGGGCGTGTTCCCGGAAACGGGTTCCGTTGAGGCGTGAGATTTGATTCGGCCTCCTTGAGGAGGAGGTTGCCATGCGCCGTCACGAGTTGAGCAATAAGGAATGGTCGATCATCGAACGGCTTTTGCCGCGCTGGGGCCGGGGCGTGAAGCGTGTCGATGATCGTCGGGTGGTCAACGGGATCCTCTGGTGATTTCCCACCGGCTCATCCCGGCGCGACGTACCGGAGTGCTACCGCCCGCGCGCGACGCTCTATAATCGGTTTTGCCGATGGCGGGCACCAGGCGTCCGGGACGGGCTTCTGGACGCGGTGTCTGAGGCTTGCAACGGCGACATCGTGATGATCGACAGCTCCTGCGTCCGCGTCCACCGGCATGGTGCCGGCGCAAAAAGGGGCTCTGCTGATCCGTGCATGGGACAGTCCCGCGGCGGGCTGGCGATCAAGATCCACCTGCTCGTTCATGCCGCAGGCCGCCCGGCGCGGATCGAACTCACCGCCGGACAGGCCGGCGCCGCGCCCGCGGCCACCAAGGTGCTGGAAACGGTGTCGAGGGGTGCAACTGTGCTGGCGGAAAGGGCCTGCGATACCGACGGCATCCGGGCCTTCGTGGCCGCGCGTTGTGGCTGGGCAAACATTCCGCTACGGATCACTCGCAAAGGCATCTTCGGCTTCAGTCGCCGGGTTTATCGTCAAGCAAGCCGGTCGAGCGCTTCTTCCAGCAACTCAAGCAGATGCGCGGTATCGCGACCCGCCATGACCGCCGTCCTGCCAACCACCTCGCAGCTATCAAACGTGCCGCACTCCGCATCTGGATTGAAACGTCGTGAGTCCGCTGCCGAGCGTCAGCAAATCCAAATACGCGATGATTCGCGCTCCGGGCACCGGCTCCCGGTGGGTATATGTATTTCTGGGTGGTTTTATTGAAGATGCTGTAGTAAATTAAGAAAACACGTTGATTGTATCGCATAAAAGATCAATGAGAAATTGTAATTCTATCTGCTTAAACGATTTTTTACATTCCAATCATACGAATGACATAACCGGACAAGCCGGTTTTTGCGGCGTCGTGTTGTGTGCTTCCAGAGTGGGATAGGTGCGATGAAAACTGGGTTCATGGACCAGGTTTTAGGTGGTCGTTCGGGTGCGGACGCGGGGGTTGAGGAACTCTGGAACCTGCTCAGCCGACACAGTGGTGTCGGTCTGTGGGATGCGCATCTGGTCGACGGCGACCCGATGCATCGTCAAAGCCGGTGGAGCTGGTCGCATGAATTTCGCCGTCTCTGCGGGTTTGATCCGGAGGACACGGCCGGGTTCCCGGATGTGGTCGGATCCTGGGCAGACCGCTTGCATCCCGAGGATGTCGAGCCGACGTTCGATGCTTTTGGCGCCTGCCTTGCCGACCGCTCCGGCAAGACCGGGTATGATGTCTTGTATCGGCTCAGGCTCAAGAGCGGCGAGTACCGCTGGTTCCGGGCGATCGGAGGTGTCAAGCGCAACCGGGATGGTATCGCCGAACGCGCCTGTGGCGCGCTCATCGACGTTCACGAACAGACGTCGTCGGCGGAACGATCCAACCTTCTCGACCGGTATGCGGGCGTTGGGCTTTGGGATGCGATCATCGTCGATGGTGACGCGGTGGGCCCCCGGAGCCGGTGGAGCTGGTCGCCGGAATTCAGGCGTCTTTGCGGTTTCGATCCCGACGACACGATCGGCTTCCCGGATGTGGTCGGATCCTGGGCAGACCGCCTGCATCCCGAGGATGCCGGCCCGACCTTCGATGCGTTCAACGCCTGCATGTCGGACCGATCCGGCCGCACCGGCTATGACGTCACCTATCGGCTCAAGCTGAAATCCGGTGAATACCGCTGGTTCCGCGCCGTCGGGGGGGTGTCCCGGGATTCGTCGGGTGTGCCGTTGCGCGCTTGCGGGTCGCTGATCGACATCCACGTCATGAAGGAGGCGGAGCTCGAGGCTGGCCGTAAGCTGCAGCTTCAGGACAGGATGTCCGAACTGACCGAAGGTCTCAGCAGGGACATGGAAAGTGCGATCGGCAGAACCGCGGATGACGTTCAGGGCATCGCCAGTGCCACGGAAGAGCTTTCCTACTCGATCGGCGAGATTAACCGGCAGGTGGGCTTGTCGGCCGATGCCGCGTCCAAGGCGTCGGAACATGCGGATGTCACGGCAAACAAGGTCGATGCGCTGGTCTCGGATATCAGCGGCATTGTGGACGTACTCAAGCTCATCGACGGCATAGCCGCGCAGACCAATCTGCTGGCGCTGAACGCCACCATCGAGGCGGCCCGGGCCGGCGAAGCCGGCAAGGGGTTCGCGGTCGTGGCGAATGAGGTCAAGCAGCTTGCGAGCCAGTCGAGCAACGCGACCAAGGAAATCGCGCAGCAGATCGACAATGTGCAAGCCCAGGCGCGCAGTGCCGTGGAGGCGATCCAGAGCATCACTTCCGTGACGACGAGTGCGCAGAACATTGCGGCCGAGATCACTCAATCCGTGTCACAGCAGGACAGTGCCACGCGGGATATCGCGCAGAGCATCAAGACCCTGTCGGAGCAGACCGCGCAGATCAAGGGCACGATCA
It encodes the following:
- a CDS encoding ABC transporter ATP-binding protein codes for the protein MSMLLQVEGLEASYGAAQVLFGMSFEVETGRVVTLMGRNGMGKTTTIRTVLGMIAPGAGRVVFDGVEMTGAPSYRIAQAGIGLVPEGRQVFPTLSVEENLIATSANRFAADPGWSLARVYDFFPRLRERRTNMGNELSGGEQQMLAIGRALMTNPKLLILDEATEGLAPLVRAEIWACLERLKGEGQSILVVDKNVDALEKLADAHVIVEKGQVAWTGSSAELAGDPTIRDRYLSV
- a CDS encoding SGNH/GDSL hydrolase family protein, whose amino-acid sequence is MDLTTDFERLIDEIDAAKLAGARRSRNGGDPSGDTFDFKGLRFARDGRGGFVIEPTAFTGRRADDADILRLFSLLDFYRRRKRDRYRRHLAQGYSGLKCVAEGDSWFELPPIGYATDILRELWDDYAILSLAKAGDAWESVLRQDELFTTVAEENPDVVLLSVGGNNVLGQIETFVHPWSPDRPTDAYVNEEFQYELNKIVYYTERWATRLVDLGCDVITHGYGYAEGRPADEGGFLIGGPLSRERNIHDRTIWKSVVRQMLDRFNERIAALAAQPKFGGRFHFLDLRRDIGTGPDWWQDEVHLTRKGYEVVAAKFRTRLEAIAAARAGA
- a CDS encoding ABC transporter substrate-binding protein translates to MTSRPNHTLVRRARRQMEDGRLDRRQFLRLATLFGLGATSAYALAGLPAPARASDLTDSPFPPLDADATRGGTLRIGMGVQKMDDPALFSWGEMANQARHILDYVALTGADNITRPMLASGWTPSDDLKTWVITFREGITWHNGDAFTAEHVAWNVRRWLDGTLGSANIGLSTFSALVEESGETEADGTPVRRPIEGAIEVVDPLTLRLKLAKPVLSVPEDFSNFSCPIVHPSFTAPWSDNPIGTGAYRLKELVVGERCILERMTTRTDGESFVYWGGEVMLDEIHYYDFSVDNQLLALAGGDVDAIFEFGPEQKPLAESISGKILPVETAYCLVCRMRMDTAPFDDVRVRKAVQLSVDNAAVAAFAFAGDAQAGENHHVSPVHPEYFELPPIARDVEQAKALLAQAGYPDGIELTIDVGNTDGVWQQTVCEAMRDQMADAGIRLTVNLMPATKYWEIWTETPFGATSWAHRPLGTMVLSQAYRAGVPWNESRFSNPEFDAALDAAEAVFDPDERREKMETVERLLQDSGVIVQPLWRPIYTMTSDKVHGFPAHPSKFHVLNATWVES
- the ilvD gene encoding dihydroxy-acid dehydratase, giving the protein MPAYRSRTTTHGRNMAGARGLWRATGMTDSDFGKPIIAVVNSFTQFVPGHVHLKDLGQLVAREIEAAGGVAKEFNTIAVDDGIAMGHDGMLYSLPSREIIADSVEYMVNAHCADAMVCISNCDKITPGMLMAAMRLNIPAVFVSGGPMEAGKVKLADGTERALDLVDAMVAAADDRMSDEDVTAIERSACPTCGSCSGMFTANSMNCLTEALGLSLPGNGSTLATHADRRRLFVEAGHLIVDITRRHYEQDDMSVLPREIASRQAFHNAMALDIAMGGSTNTVLHLLAAAREGGIDFDMSDIDKLSRKVPVLCKVAPSVPDVHMEDVHRAGGIMGILGELDRAGLIDTSLPMVHAPSVAHALERWDIKRTDSQTARDFFRAGPAGVPSQTAFSQDCRYDSVDDDREAGVIRAREHAFSQDGGLAVLYGNIAEDGCIVKTAGVDESILKFTGRVRIFESQDSAVSAILTNKIVAGDVVLIRYEGPRGGPGMQEMLYPTSYLKSKGLGAACALVTDGRFSGGTSGLSIGHVSPEAAEGGAIGLAQEGDRLEIDIPARTIHLAISDEEMTRRRAEMEAKGADAWKPAETRKRKVTAALKAYAMLTTSAAEGAVRKVD
- a CDS encoding PAS domain-containing protein; its protein translation is MKTGFMDQVLGGRSGADAGVEELWNLLSRHSGVGLWDAHLVDGDPMHRQSRWSWSHEFRRLCGFDPEDTAGFPDVVGSWADRLHPEDVEPTFDAFGACLADRSGKTGYDVLYRLRLKSGEYRWFRAIGGVKRNRDGIAERACGALIDVHEQTSSAERSNLLDRYAGVGLWDAIIVDGDAVGPRSRWSWSPEFRRLCGFDPDDTIGFPDVVGSWADRLHPEDAGPTFDAFNACMSDRSGRTGYDVTYRLKLKSGEYRWFRAVGGVSRDSSGVPLRACGSLIDIHVMKEAELEAGRKLQLQDRMSELTEGLSRDMESAIGRTADDVQGIASATEELSYSIGEINRQVGLSADAASKASEHADVTANKVDALVSDISGIVDVLKLIDGIAAQTNLLALNATIEAARAGEAGKGFAVVANEVKQLASQSSNATKEIAQQIDNVQAQARSAVEAIQSITSVTTSAQNIAAEITQSVSQQDSATRDIAQSIKTLSEQTAQIKGTISHTTGEIQKSLESLARAGAA